Within the Pontibacillus yanchengensis genome, the region GCGTATTTACTCTTCTCTGCCTTTTAAAAACTACTTCACATCTCTCACAACGGTACTCGTGAATGTCTCTCATTTCTTTCGAAGGTAAAGGAGTGCAAAATCGCGGGGAGTCTGTTTTCTTTAGTAATGCTCGAAACGATGGATCTCGATGCTGATATCCTTTTCCTTCAATATGTAAGTGGTAATGGCAAAGCTCATGTTTGATAATGCCTTCAAATTCTTTCTCGCCTAATTCGGTTAAATACTTCGGATTTAATTCTATCCTTCTTACCCTCGGAAGATACCTACCACCTGTTGTTCTCAATCGATTATTCATAACCACCTCATCTAAGAAAGGTTTATCGAACCACTCTTCCGACACTTGATTTACCCATTGTCGCAATTTATAGGCTTCCATTTTCACACATCCTCATTCACGTATAGGCATTTGTTTACATATCCTAAATTAACCCGAACCTATATTGTTTTCAAGAAAACTATATAAATAGATAATAAACCCAGTTGCCCATACACTCTCTTCCTTGTATATCTTCAAAATTTAATACGTGCATGGAAAGGTGGATATATCATGCCTAACTGGTTACAAAGTCAATTAATGAAGGCATACTATAAAAAAGATAAATACCAGATCAAAGTTTTAAATCAATGCTGGTATTTTTATAGAAAAAAACACTGCTCGTAAGCAGTGCTCTTTTCTAGTTATTCAGATGGATTTAACATCGATAGTGCTATACGTCCTTTATGAACATCTACATCCTCTACCCAAACCGTAACAACATCTCCTACCCCAACGACAT harbors:
- a CDS encoding SprT family protein — protein: MEAYKLRQWVNQVSEEWFDKPFLDEVVMNNRLRTTGGRYLPRVRRIELNPKYLTELGEKEFEGIIKHELCHYHLHIEGKGYQHRDPSFRALLKKTDSPRFCTPLPSKEMRDIHEYRCERCEVVFKRQRRVNTQKYRCGKCKGKLKKIK
- the cmpA gene encoding cortex morphogenetic protein CmpA, with protein sequence MPNWLQSQLMKAYYKKDKYQIKVLNQCWYFYRKKHCS